The genome window AAAGTTTTCTTCATTTTCAGAGGTAGGTTTTTCAAATCCATGCCGCAAATTTATAGTTGTTACTTTCGTTTTTCTGTATCAAATTCGTAATTTGTGTTTACTCCTATTAGATCTGTTATGAATCTCATGCATATTTTTTGTTGATTTACGATCTAGATCTCAGCATTTCTGAGGTGAATATTCTCGTTATATTGAGTTATATTTATGAATATGAGTATCACACATGTTAGGATTTGTTTGGTAATAGTTGAATGTATGTAAATTTAGCGTTTGTCTTTCGACATTTTTCGATATGGAGTCTTATTCATGCATTGCTTAGGTTAATAGTTAGATCTCTGCATTTTTGCAGTGAATATTCTCGTTATATTGAGTTATATTTGTGAACATGAGTACCCTATATGTTGATTCGTTTGGTAATTGTTGAATTTCTGTAAATTTTCTATATGGAGGCTTATGCATGCATTACTTAGGTTAATGGTTAGATCTCTTTGTTTACTGGTGATATTATCTTTGATTGTTACGTTATTTGTTGATATTGGTAAAACTAGTAGTCAGATCTCATTGATAAACTAGTTTTACCGTAACACAGAGTTGTATTTCGACAAAAGTTTGGTACTTTTTCGTAAATTTGGGTAGTTTAAGTGTTAATCGTGAGTATAACGGCATAAGCCTGTTTGATCTTGgttaattattgaaaatgaaaaaggaaaataGTTATTTTTGATTGTTGCGTTGTCTCATCTGAAGTAATACTCAAATCTCATTTATAAACTCCGTACAAGGTGTTGCATCTGCATAAAAAATGTAAATTTTCGTGAATTTGGGTGATTTAAGTGCTAACAATGTAACTCTTCATTGTTAATTTTAGAAAGGAAAAGCCAAAAAAGCAACAAATAAAAACGTTGACTCTCATTATTATATTGTCTTCTAAGGTTATTTGAAGTGTGTTAATCTCATTGCTAAAAACTGGTGTTTACAGTAGAAAAGTTGCATCCTGTACTTGTATGGTCTACAAGTGCTATCAGCAAAATAATTATGGAAATGTGTTATATTATCATATGAATAAAAGCTAAAATAGTGTTCAGATTGATGATTCAATCTTGTATTGCTTACATTAAGTTAGGGAAATGTTTTATGGAGTTCTCAGCAAGAATACCAAGGATTTTTGAAAATGTCTGAAGTTGAGTTTTGGGTTAAAATCTGTGATGAATCTTCATGCATATTTGATCCTTAAAATGTTCTGGTCCACTAGATCTTTTTAATAACAACGTTTCCACTACAATTATGACCTAGTTATATTGCcaaataagtgttaatataataaTGGAGGTCAACTCTGGTTATTCCATCAGCTTTAATACTTCTGGTCTTCTGCCTCTAGGTGGAGAATTCTTTTGTCTTTGAGCACCTCAAATGGTTCCTCGAGATGATTAAATTTCTTTTCTGTTATTGAGTTCTGAGTTCTATCTACTTTTTATTGTCTCATGTGTAATGCAAGCAGCTTTTCCTTGATTTTCTGGTAAATTGAATATTTTAAGATAGGTTTTAACACTTGCTCTTAAATTTGATCAGGGCAGACATGGAAACTTTCTTGTTCACCTCAGAGTCAGTCAATGAAGGCCACCCCGACAAGCTCTGCGACCAGGTCTCAGATGCAATTCTTGATGCTTGCTTAGAACAGGATCCAGAAAGCAAGGTTGCATGTGAAACCTGCACAAAGACAAACATGGTTATGGTCTTTGGAGAGATCACAACCAAGGCCACTGTCGACTATGAGAAGATAGTACGTGACACATGCAGAGGCATTGGGTTCACCTCAGCAGATGTCGGCCTTGACGCTGACAACTGCAAGGTCCTTGTCAACATTGAGCAGCAGAGCCCTGACATTGCCCAAGGTGTTCACGGGCATCTTACCAAGAAACCAGAAGAGATTGGAGCTGGTGACCAAGGTCACATGTTTGGCTATGCCACTGATGAAACTCCAGAGCTCATGCCCCTTACCCATGTTTTGGCCACTAAGCTTGGCGCCAAGCTTACTGAAGTGAGAAAGAACAAGACTTGCCCATGGCTCAGACCAGATGGCAAGACCCAAGTTACTGTTGAGTACAAGAACGACAATGGTGCCATGGTCCCCATTAGAGTTCACACTGTTCTCATCTCTACTCAACATGATGAAACTGTCACAAACGACCAGATTGCCCAGGACTTGAAAGAGCATGTGATCAAACCTGTGATCCCAGCTCAGTACCTTGATGAGAATACCATCTTCCACCTCAACCCATCAGGTCGCTTCGTCATCGGTGGACCACACGGAGATGCTGGACTTACCGGCAGGAAAATTATCATTGACACCTACGGAGGCTGGGGTGCCCATGGTGGAGGTGCTTTCTCAGGAAAGGATCCTACTAAGGTGGACAGGAGTGGTGCTTATATTGTTAGACAGGCAGCAAAGAGTGTGGTCGCCTCAGGACTTGCTCGCCGCTGTATTGTGCAGGTTTCTTATGCTATCGGTGTGGCTGAACCACTTTCCGTGTTTGTTGACACTTACAAGACTGGAACAATTCCAGACAAGGATATTTTGGCTCTGATCAAGGAGAACTTTGACTTCAGGCCTGGAATGATGTCAATCAATCTTGACTTGTTAAGAGGAGGCAACTTCAGGTACCAGAAGACTGCAGCTTATGGTCACTTTGGCCGTGATGACCCCGACTTCACATGGGAGACTGTCAAGAGCCTCAAGCCAAAAGCTTAAGTGAGGTCTTGCATTTTGGCCATTATTTTTCTTGCAGACCAATAAACAAGCTTCATCATATCATGCATTGTTGGCAGGAGAAGAGAATTTGTGTCTCCATTGAGGATTCTACGAGCTCTTGAGTCATTGAACAtttgttatttttctttcttttttcaccCTTTTCTGCAGTACCTTATTTTTATGTTGTTACTGTTAAGTAGCAGTAAGTTTCCCTGTTAAGTAGCAGTGAATTAAGTTTCCCTTGTTCTATCATATTATAGATGAATTTGTCAAATTATCTCCCGAGGTGAAAACTTcctttgtttatcaattggtTTGCCTTAGTCTGGAAATACTGTTATGCAAATACAATCAGGTAATAGTTTATTGCTACCTGTGAACTTCCATGCCCATGGTAAACTGATAATTGTGATAAAACTAAAAGCAGAAATACCAAAATTTGGTGATCTACAATTGATAATAATGAAATACTTTTAGTCTGTTGACGATACAAAAGTACAGTAATCTATTATAGTAACTGCCATTCAAGATTTAATGATTTGTTTCTGTTAGTTTAcaacatgtatatagtgtagtattgtcccacattagtagtagaagagtagtatgtccttgtatagtatagctataaataaggatcttttatattgtattgttcatccaatatcaataacatattttctcctgtgccttctcacatggtatcagagcaattgtgagagacttatcgctgtgcataaattccagcgattccgggaaagaaaaatcgctgtgcataaattccagcgattccggaaaagagaaatcagtattttttaaggttgttttctatctgcttcatttctgtcagtgttgtgcaaaatccaacactaccacaagagtcgtcactgtccggcgaccaaaccccagtgaaaaaCTCCGGCATCAGCCTCCTCACGCGCCTCcacgcgccaccagaagctcacgcgcgtgagctcacgcgccggcgcgtacgaccacttccggccattttttgaaaatcttccttcagaacagttgggttgcctggtaattccgatcctacccctactgttttcatttcattccgacaactttgagttttttccggcagctacagtactattccgacagctacagtactattccggCAACTACAGTAGATTCCGACAGCTACAGTTTTTCAGTATTCTATTTCTGtgtttccgtacactgttttattggattacagttgattctttctcctatttggtaataatttgcaacaatgtctttgggatttgatgcttttgggtctagaaacatgagttctggaagctctagtgctattattacctcggaacctttaatgggaggttcaaactacttagcttgggcttcatctgtcaagttatggtgtagaggtcaaggtgttcaagatcatctaatcaaacagtctagcgatggagatgaaaaggcaatagcactttgggcaaaaatcgatgctcattcagctgcagcaccaagtccaccagtgatctcatcacagatacttgattccttTGTTCTTGCATCCCAAacaatggatgttcgggcatctcaaactatggagcatagacgaggagaatgtcgttttggaagatctagacccaagtgttcttattgtcacaaacttggacacactcgtgaaatgtgctattccttacatggtcgtccacccaaaaatgcttacattgctcagacagagactccaggtaaccaaggattttctttatctaaagaagaatataatgagctcattcagtatcgagcaagtaagcagacatctccacaagtagcctcagttgctcagactgatacttctgtttctggtaattcttttgcttgtgtttcccagtctagcactcttggcccatgggtcatggactctggcgcttctgatcacatctctggtaatatatcacttttgtcaaatattgtatattcacagtctcttcccactgttactttagccaatggatgtcaaactaaggcaaaaggagttggacaagctaatcccttgtcttctatcaccctagattccgttctttatgtccctggctgtccttttagtcttgcatctgttagtcgtttgactcgtgccctccattgtggtatatattttattgacgattcttttattatgcaggaccgcagtacgggacagacaattggtacaggacgtgaatcagaaggcctttactaccttaactcgcTCAGTCCTTCCAaaacatgtctagttacagatcctccagatctaatccacagacgtttaggacatccgagtttatccaaacttcagaagatggtgcctagtttatctagtttgtctacattagattgtgagtcgtgtcaacttgggaaacatacccgagcctccttttcgcgtagtgttgagagtcatgcagagtctgtcttctccttagttcattctgatatatggggtcctagtagagtcagttcatccttgggatttcgttattttgtcagtttcattgatgattattcaagatgtacttggcttttcttaatgaaagatcgttctgagttattttctatattccagagtttctgtgctgaaatcaaaaaccaatttggtgtttctattcgcatttttcgcagtgataatgccttagaatatttatcttctcaatttcagcagtttatgacttctcagggaattattcatcagacatcttgtccttatacccctcagcaaaatggggttgctgagagaaagaataggcaccttattgagactgctcgcacacttctaattgaatctcgtgttccgttgcgtttttggggcgatgcagttctcacagcttgttatttgattaatcggatgccttcatctcctaTCAAGgatcagattccgcattcagtattgtttcccagtcacccttatactctcttccacctcgtgtttttgggagcacgtgttttgttcataacttagcccctgggaaagataagttagctcctcgtgctctcaagtatgtcttccttggttattctcgtgtttagaagggatatcgttgttattctccagatcttcgtaggtaccttatgtcagctgacgtcacattttttgagtctaaacctttctttacctctgctgaccaccatgatatatctgaagtcttacctataccgacctttgaggaaTTTACTATAGCTCTTCATCCACCTTCGACCACAGAGGtttcatccataccaaccgttgaggagtctagtgttgttccccctagttccccagccacaggaacaccactcgtgacttatcatcgtcgtttgcgtcttccatcaggcccaactggttcttgtcctgcacctgaccctgctcctgctgcggaccctgctcctagtacaccgattgcacttcggaaaggtatacggaccacacttaaccttaatcctcattatgtcggtttgagctatcatcgtctgtcatctccccattatgcttttatatcttctttatccttggtttccatccctaagtctacaggtgaagcgttgtctcatccaggatggcgacaggctatgagtgacgagatgtctgctttacatacaagtggtacttgggagcttgttcctcttccctcaggtaaatctactgttggttgtcgttgggtttatgcagtcaaagttggtcccgatggacagattgatcgacttaaggcccgtcttgttgccaaaggatatactcagatatttgggctcgattacagtgataccttctctcccgtggctaaagtggcttcagtccgcctttttctatccatggctgcggttcgtcattggcccctctatcagctggacattaaaaatgcctttcttcacggtgatcttgaggatgaggtttatatggagcaaccacctggttttgttgctcagggggagtctcgtggccttgtatgtcgcttgcgtcggtcactttatggtctaaagcagtctcctcgagcctggtttggtaagttcagcacggttatccaggagtttggcatgattcgtagtgaagctgatcactctgtgttttatcggcactctgcttcaagtctctgtatttatctggtagtctatgttgatgatattgttattactggcaatgatcaggatggtattaccaatctgaagcagcatctcttccagcacttccaaactaaggatctaggcagattgaagtactttctaggtattgaggttgcccagtctagctcaggtattgttatttctcaaagaaaatatgctttagacattcttgagaagacggggatgataggttgcagacctgttgacactccgatggatccgaattctaaacttatgccaggacagggggagccgcttagcgatcctgcaagctataggcggctggttgaaaaattaaattatctcacagtgactagacccgacatttcttatcctgtgagtgttgtaagtcagtttatgaattctccctgtgatagtcattgggatgcagttgtccgcattattcgatatataaaatcggctccaggcaaatggttactctttgaggatcgaggtcatgagcagatcattggatactcagatgctgattgggcaggatcaccttctgatagacgttctacgtctggatattgtgttttagtaggaggaaatttggtgtcctggaagagcaagaaacagaatgtagttgctcggtctagtgcagaagcagaatatcgagcaatggctatggcaacatgtgagctagtctggaccaaacaattgctcaaggagttgaaatttggtgaaatcagtcggatggaacttgtgtgcgataatcaagctgcccttcatattgcatcaaatccggtgttccatgagagaactaaacacattgagattgattgtcacttcgtcagagaaaagatactttcaggagagattgctacaaagtttgtgaggtcgaatgatcaacttgcagatattttcaccaagtctctcactggtcctcgtattggttatatatgtaacaagctcggtacatatgatttgtatgcacctgcttgagggggagtgttagtttacagtatgtatatagtgtagtattgtcccacattggtagaagagtaatatgtccttgtatagtatagctataaataaggacctcttgtattgtattgttcatccaatatcaataacatattttctcccgtgccttctcacagttTCAATTGCAAAAGGTACTGAAAGTTACTTCTAAGAGTGCAACCACAGACGGTCGTACAATCGCTCTTCTCCTCCACCAAACATCTCATCAACCCTCTCACCATCTCTGTAGAAATGAAAAGTTGGCGTGAAACGAATGTTTTGAGTTGTCTCTGGACATTCATCGATATCAGCATATATGAAAGAGAGTTTTGGGAACTTCTTGCTCAACTCCTGAAATGTAGGAAGGATCTGGTTGCAGACACGGCACCTGCAAATGCAAAAACGATAATTGTCGGTACCGGAGAAATTAGAACGTCAAACACTTTTGAGTAGTTTCTTGATCAATTAATATCTTTCAGAATACAAAATTCATCACATTGTGACAGTATAATTTCCATACATTGGTCTTATGATAGCAACATAATAAGTTCCAGCTGCCCACCAAAAATCGTATAGTAGAGGCAAAACTCACACCCATAGCGTCTTAATTCCATTTACTTTTGCAAAACTGAGAAGCGGTCACACTTGTCTGTTGACAACAATGGAACATTCTCTTTATATCTGCTTTGTTCATAGCCGAACCTCTAGGAGGACTTAGAGAAGATACAGAGCCATGTTCACTAGCTAATAACAAGATTGACAATGGAAGACAAACTAATTTCAAGTAGTGTTTTGAAACAGAGGTGTTAAAAGTGCAACTGTCAAATTGAGAGTTATTATAGCAGTTTTGCAACTTCAACTCCTAAATGCATATAAAGACTGCGTCATCTAGAACTCAAGACACCATGAAAGCTAGGAGAACTTCAAGAAGATTTAGAGCCAGGGCCTCCTGTACTAGCAAGTAACGAAATTGACAGAGGAAGACCAACTAATTTTAAACGGCGCTTGGAAACATAAGTGTTGGACGTGGAACTTCTGAATTAAGCATTGCAGCAGTTCTACAATTTAGAACTCCTAACAACAATTAAAAATATTACATTCTAACTGCAAAATTCCATTATTGGACACTTATTGGAGATCATTGAGGACATTTCACATCAAGGATTGATTGGAAAACCTATGTGGTACACTACACCTTAAAGTTTCTTTTCAGACTACTTTCCAATCTGGGAAAATATTATTGCTCTGGTTTTGCTAAAACAGATTTATATGAACAGCAAATAGCTATAACTTTACCTCCACCATTTGCAGTTTTTGCTCTCAGCACTTATCCAATTCTCTGCAGTTGGTTTATTCCTACTCGATTCATTCATATTCTAGTTGAATTTCATAAAAGATGCAAGAAAGAAGTGTATACAAATCAGGcatagtggtcaatgaagtgagtTTGAGAACCACGAGGTCTTAGGTTCAAAAACTCATATTCCAGCAAAGAAAAAAactctaaggggtcgtttggtttgaagacaagTTATGATGGGATTAGTTATCCTCATATTATTTCTTATTGACTGTTTGATACGTTGTATTAATCCTGAGATTgtcaattttactgctttatcctGGGATTACTAATCCACCCTCTAGCAagtataagttatcccggtatTATTTTTAATCCTGGGATAACTATCCCAGGATTAGTAACCAAACAACGGATCAGGCGGGATTAAATTTTTATCCCAAGATTATTTTTGTTTATCCATCGTACCAAACAACCCCAAAGTGATTTTTCTCATAAGCCTTGGCGGACAGAATTAACATGTACCTGCGCTTACAGGAGGTAGCAGGTATCACATGAAATTAGCCAAGTTGCACGCAAGTTGGCCTGGACACCATGATTATaagaaaaaattaagatttgaaccAGAGATGTAACATTAGGATTGACAATTTTCCATTCCCTACTCCTAGaagtaaccccccccccccccccacaaattGCCCCCTCCTCCCTCTTCTCTCCCCCAACTCACACCTCATTCAGATTGGTATACCTAACTCCATAGCAAACTAGGGAAAGAACACAAAGCAAAAGCATAAGCACTTCCAACCAAAGAGAAATACAAGATTATGCTAGAAATAGGGAAAAAATCCAAGAACCCAGAAAAGAGAAAGACCAAACAAAAGATATTTAGTGAACTATTGACTTACCAAGAAGCCCCATAATTGATTACAGCCTGCAAACACAGTTTTCCCAAAAGCTTCAATTCATTATTATCTATAAGTAAAAATGTTAAGTTTGCTTTTTTAAAATCTTTGTACAAAATAACTTAACTAACCGGATTTTTAGTTGTTCTAATACTGTGAAAAATATCCTTGAGATTTTCGTCACCTGTGGCTGTCTTCAAGTTCCCCTGCTCTTCACCCATTTTTCACTTCTTTTTTTCTGAATATTATGAAAACCCAATAATTATTAGTCCAATAAATACCCCCACTACCTACCTATCTTACCACCCCGTTTAGTCCAATTTTTTCTCTTGATCAATCTACCCCTGAAAGTTTATAAAATTTACGGGAAAAAAGTTCAAATTTATTCGTATACTATTCAAAATTGCTCAAATTTGATCCATTTATATCTTTGTCTTCCATAAATATTTGTATGTATCATTGCATATTGTATTATATCgcattattattaaatataatatttattttgattattacttaaattttattatatcgtaTTGTTAAATTCGTCGTTAAAAAATGACGAGAAGTGTCATAAAGTAAGGACCGATTCGATGTAGCTGTGTCgttactttatttttattcttatttTACCCTTTTTTATTATAaccctacctttttatattaTAATTCTACCTTGTACCTTAtctttttttataatattataaatttattttttatattataggTGCATCattgtaaaataacatcaaataatataatctattcaaatattatatacatcaaaataatataatacaatacaatataatacgaTGTAACAACCATCTAAACGAGCTGTAACAAAGCTGCAACCAAGACATGTGAGCTTCACGTGTCTAAATTCTTCCATAAAAAAGTCTAAAAATGAGATAATTTTTTACCTATTAGACTAAACATATTTAATAGAGGGCAAATTGGTAATTAAGACATTTACAAATTTGCCCCTTCTCCCTGAAATCCACTTTCCGTGCTTTTCTTCCATTTTCTCTCAAAATTTGCTCTCAAGTTTTTCTACCTTAATATTCCCAaatttttcaatatttcattCTTGAATCCCTTTATCAAAGATTTCAACTTTATTCCCTTAAGCAGCTAAAACTTATCTTTTTACACTGATTTAGTAGTTTCTATGGCTAAGGGAAACCATGTGTTCAATTACAAAGCTTCTGAAACTAACTCCCAAGCCACatctttttcttttgcaaaaCTGTCCAAATATGAAACAATTATTGAAATTTCATGCACATTTTGTCACAACTGGCCTTTCCAATGACCCCCTTTTCCTTAGTGCTATTTTATCTTTTACTGCACTCTCTCCTACTGGAAATTTAGCTTATGGCCATTTAATTTTTGACCACATAGATTCACCTAACACTTTCATGTTTAATACTATGATTAGGGGTTATGCTTCTAGTTTTAATCCAAGTAAAGCAAtgag of Nicotiana tomentosiformis chromosome 7, ASM39032v3, whole genome shotgun sequence contains these proteins:
- the LOC104103657 gene encoding S-adenosylmethionine synthase 3; amino-acid sequence: METFLFTSESVNEGHPDKLCDQVSDAILDACLEQDPESKVACETCTKTNMVMVFGEITTKATVDYEKIVRDTCRGIGFTSADVGLDADNCKVLVNIEQQSPDIAQGVHGHLTKKPEEIGAGDQGHMFGYATDETPELMPLTHVLATKLGAKLTEVRKNKTCPWLRPDGKTQVTVEYKNDNGAMVPIRVHTVLISTQHDETVTNDQIAQDLKEHVIKPVIPAQYLDENTIFHLNPSGRFVIGGPHGDAGLTGRKIIIDTYGGWGAHGGGAFSGKDPTKVDRSGAYIVRQAAKSVVASGLARRCIVQVSYAIGVAEPLSVFVDTYKTGTIPDKDILALIKENFDFRPGMMSINLDLLRGGNFRYQKTAAYGHFGRDDPDFTWETVKSLKPKA
- the LOC104094427 gene encoding thioredoxin-like 3-3 isoform X2, whose product is MGEEQGNLKTATDNNELKLLGKLCLQAVINYGASWCRVCNQILPTFQELSKKFPKLSFIYADIDECPETTQNIRFTPTFHFYRDGERVDEMFGGGEERLYDRLWLHS
- the LOC104094427 gene encoding thioredoxin-like 3-3 isoform X1, with amino-acid sequence MGEEQGNLKTATGDENLKDIFHSIRTTKNPAVINYGASWCRVCNQILPTFQELSKKFPKLSFIYADIDECPETTQNIRFTPTFHFYRDGERVDEMFGGGEERLYDRLWLHS